One Novipirellula galeiformis genomic region harbors:
- the groL gene encoding chaperonin GroEL (60 kDa chaperone family; promotes refolding of misfolded polypeptides especially under stressful conditions; forms two stacked rings of heptamers to form a barrel-shaped 14mer; ends can be capped by GroES; misfolded proteins enter the barrel where they are refolded when GroES binds) codes for MAKQIVFDDDARGPLLAGVSKLARAVRSTLGPRGRNAVLDKGWGSPKVTKDGVTVAEDIELDDPFENLGAQLVKEAASKTNDVAGDGTTTATVLAEAIFREGLKMVAMGADPMALSRGIAKGVDAVVAQIGKLAKPIDEKSKSDIKQVATIAGNNDPEIGNVLADAFTKVGKNGVITVEEGRTNETTVDVVEGMQFDRGFLSPHFVTNQDEVSVELEDCYVLLFEEKISANKKMIPLLEAVSKAKKPLLIIAEDIEGEALATLVVNKMRGILTVCAVKAPGYGDRRKAILGDIAVLTGGKAIFKDLGIDLESVKLSDLGRAKKITITSEATTMVGGAGKKADIEGRVEQIRREISNTDSDYDREKLQERLAKLAGGVAQITVGAATETEMKERKALLDDARAATQAALEEGIVPGGGTALLRCRSVVEKLEKETEGDQKLGVRIIRNILDQPLRAIANNAGLDGAVVVNRVLQMKGKHDGYDANAETYCDLVAAGIVDPAKVVRTSLTNAASVASLLLTTESLVTEIPSEEEEAGGDHGHDHGMGGMGGMGGGMPGMGGMGGMGGMGGMM; via the coding sequence GTGGCAAAGCAAATCGTTTTCGACGACGATGCACGCGGGCCATTGTTGGCCGGTGTCAGCAAATTGGCGCGAGCCGTCCGCAGCACCTTGGGACCTCGCGGTCGCAATGCCGTGTTGGATAAAGGCTGGGGCTCCCCGAAAGTCACCAAAGATGGTGTGACGGTTGCTGAAGACATCGAATTAGACGATCCGTTTGAGAACCTTGGTGCTCAACTCGTCAAAGAAGCCGCTAGCAAGACGAACGACGTCGCCGGCGACGGTACGACTACGGCAACGGTTTTGGCCGAAGCAATCTTCCGTGAAGGCCTGAAAATGGTCGCCATGGGGGCGGATCCAATGGCGCTTTCGCGTGGGATCGCCAAGGGGGTGGACGCCGTGGTTGCTCAAATCGGTAAGCTTGCCAAGCCCATTGACGAAAAGAGCAAGAGCGACATCAAGCAAGTCGCAACGATCGCTGGAAACAACGATCCCGAAATCGGCAACGTGCTCGCCGATGCGTTCACCAAGGTGGGTAAGAATGGTGTGATCACGGTCGAAGAAGGCCGTACGAACGAAACCACCGTCGACGTGGTCGAAGGGATGCAGTTCGATCGCGGATTCCTGTCGCCTCACTTCGTTACCAACCAAGACGAAGTTTCGGTCGAACTCGAAGATTGCTACGTGTTGCTCTTCGAAGAGAAGATCAGTGCGAACAAGAAGATGATTCCGTTGCTCGAAGCGGTTAGCAAGGCGAAGAAGCCATTGTTGATCATCGCCGAAGACATCGAAGGCGAAGCGCTTGCGACCTTGGTTGTCAACAAAATGCGTGGCATCTTGACTGTTTGTGCTGTCAAGGCACCGGGGTACGGCGATCGTCGCAAAGCGATTCTCGGCGACATTGCCGTGTTGACCGGTGGCAAGGCGATCTTCAAGGATCTCGGCATCGATTTGGAAAGCGTCAAGCTCAGCGACTTGGGCCGCGCCAAGAAGATCACCATCACCAGCGAAGCGACCACCATGGTTGGCGGTGCGGGAAAGAAGGCCGATATCGAGGGACGTGTCGAGCAAATCCGCCGCGAAATCAGCAACACCGACAGCGATTACGATCGCGAGAAGTTGCAAGAGCGTTTGGCGAAGTTGGCCGGTGGTGTTGCCCAGATCACCGTCGGGGCTGCCACGGAAACGGAAATGAAAGAGCGCAAGGCTCTTTTGGACGACGCTCGCGCTGCGACCCAAGCGGCACTCGAAGAAGGAATCGTTCCCGGTGGGGGAACCGCCCTACTGCGTTGCCGCAGTGTGGTTGAGAAATTGGAGAAGGAAACCGAAGGCGACCAGAAGCTCGGCGTCCGAATCATTCGTAATATCCTCGATCAACCGCTTCGCGCGATTGCGAACAACGCGGGGCTCGATGGCGCCGTCGTGGTCAATCGTGTCTTGCAGATGAAGGGCAAGCATGACGGTTACGATGCGAACGCCGAGACCTATTGTGATCTCGTCGCCGCTGGAATCGTGGACCCTGCCAAGGTGGTTCGTACCTCGCTCACCAATGCAGCGAGCGTCGCGTCGCTATTGTTGACGACCGAATCGCTTGTCACCGAAATTCCTTCCGAAGAAGAGGAAGCCGGTGGCGACCATGGCCATGATCACGGCATGGGTGGCATGGGTGGAATGGGCGGCGGCATGCCAGGCATGGGCGGCATGGGCGGCATGGGTGGCATGGGCGGCATGATGTAA
- the groL gene encoding chaperonin GroEL (60 kDa chaperone family; promotes refolding of misfolded polypeptides especially under stressful conditions; forms two stacked rings of heptamers to form a barrel-shaped 14mer; ends can be capped by GroES; misfolded proteins enter the barrel where they are refolded when GroES binds) — translation MAKQLLFDDHARARMLAGVDKLANAVAVTMGPTGRNVIIDKSFGGPTVTKDGVTVAKEIELEDRFENMGAKLVIEVAQKTSDLAGDGTTTATVLARAIFKEGLRNIVAGSNPAAIRRGIDKGVQAASEQLIAMGQPVKNKEQIANVGAISANNDKVIGNLLADALERVGKDGVITVEEGKSRETEVNYVDGMQFDKGYISPYFINDPSTMEAVLEDALVLLYEKKISNIRDLVPLLEKTAQTGQPLLIIAEDVDAEALTLLVVNKLRGTLNVCAVKAPGFGDRRKAMLGDIATLTGGTLISEDLGIQLENVTLEQLGRAKKVNVDKGNTTIVEGSGKRADIDKRVAQIRAQIEQTDSEYDKEKYQERLAKLAGGVAVISVGAETEAEMKQTKARLEDALHATRAAVEEGILPGGGVALVRCREAVEAAQKKARGDEKIGVGIILQALDAPMRQIADNGGIDGSVVVDEVLQKGPTIGYDANTGQYCDMLKAGVIDPVKVARTALTNAGSIAGLMLTTEAMVTNFDTEDKEKRPVEGVVS, via the coding sequence GTGGCAAAACAACTGCTATTTGACGACCACGCGCGGGCTCGCATGTTGGCGGGCGTCGACAAGTTGGCCAATGCGGTCGCCGTAACGATGGGACCGACCGGTCGCAATGTGATCATCGACAAGTCGTTTGGCGGACCCACCGTAACCAAAGACGGTGTCACGGTCGCTAAAGAAATTGAACTCGAAGATCGTTTCGAGAACATGGGAGCCAAGTTGGTCATCGAGGTCGCTCAAAAGACCAGCGACCTCGCCGGCGACGGTACGACCACCGCCACCGTTTTGGCTCGTGCGATCTTCAAAGAAGGGCTCCGCAACATCGTTGCCGGTAGCAATCCAGCGGCGATTCGTCGTGGAATCGACAAGGGGGTTCAAGCGGCGTCCGAGCAATTGATCGCGATGGGCCAACCGGTCAAGAACAAAGAGCAAATCGCGAACGTTGGAGCGATCAGCGCCAACAATGACAAAGTGATCGGTAACTTGTTGGCCGATGCGTTGGAGCGAGTGGGCAAGGACGGCGTGATCACGGTCGAAGAAGGCAAGAGCCGCGAGACCGAAGTCAATTACGTCGATGGGATGCAGTTCGACAAGGGCTACATCTCCCCCTACTTCATCAACGATCCAAGCACGATGGAGGCGGTTCTTGAAGACGCCCTCGTTCTGCTTTACGAGAAGAAGATCAGCAACATTCGCGATCTGGTTCCGTTGTTGGAAAAGACGGCTCAGACCGGTCAACCTTTGTTGATCATTGCCGAAGACGTGGATGCGGAAGCGTTAACGTTGTTGGTGGTCAACAAGTTGCGTGGCACGTTGAATGTGTGTGCCGTCAAGGCTCCTGGCTTTGGCGATCGCCGCAAGGCCATGCTTGGCGATATCGCCACGTTGACGGGCGGAACGTTGATCAGCGAAGACTTGGGGATCCAACTCGAAAATGTGACGTTGGAGCAACTCGGTCGCGCCAAGAAGGTCAACGTCGACAAGGGCAACACCACGATTGTCGAAGGCAGCGGAAAGCGTGCCGACATCGACAAGCGAGTGGCCCAGATCCGCGCTCAAATCGAGCAAACCGATAGCGAGTACGACAAGGAAAAATACCAAGAGCGTTTGGCGAAGCTCGCCGGCGGTGTGGCGGTCATCAGTGTGGGTGCCGAAACCGAAGCCGAGATGAAGCAAACCAAGGCTCGTTTGGAAGACGCACTGCATGCCACGCGTGCCGCAGTCGAAGAAGGTATTCTTCCCGGCGGTGGCGTTGCCTTGGTGCGTTGTCGCGAAGCGGTCGAAGCGGCGCAGAAGAAAGCTCGGGGCGACGAGAAGATCGGCGTTGGCATTATTTTGCAAGCGTTGGATGCTCCGATGCGTCAAATCGCTGATAACGGCGGCATCGACGGCAGCGTGGTGGTTGACGAAGTGCTGCAAAAAGGGCCGACGATCGGCTACGATGCCAACACCGGTCAGTACTGCGACATGTTGAAGGCGGGCGTGATTGACCCTGTGAAGGTCGCACGCACCGCGTTGACAAACGCGGGCAGCATCGCCGGTTTGATGTTGACGACCGAAGCCATGGTCACCAACTTCGATACCGAAGATAAGGAAAAACGACCTGTCGAAGGCGTTGTTTCTTAG
- the upp gene encoding uracil phosphoribosyltransferase: MSQLTKIDHPLAAHHLCTVRDKATPCSEFRAAVGRLAVLVGVYATADLPTRSTVIQTPIADANCQQLASPIGLVPILRAGLGMVAPLQDLLPDATVWHLGLYRNEETAEPVGYYDKLPDGGAPHTALVLDPMLATGGSVEMVIRRLKSWGVAEIRVLSIIAAQPGIDRVQRDFPDVKLYVATVDPELNEQSFIVPGLGDAGDRIFNTPPHE; this comes from the coding sequence GTGAGCCAACTGACCAAAATCGACCATCCGTTGGCGGCGCACCATCTTTGCACGGTGCGGGACAAGGCGACCCCGTGCAGTGAATTCCGAGCCGCCGTCGGCCGTTTGGCTGTGCTGGTCGGAGTCTATGCCACCGCAGACCTGCCGACGCGATCCACGGTGATTCAAACGCCAATCGCCGACGCGAATTGCCAACAACTCGCCTCTCCGATCGGGTTGGTCCCGATTTTGCGAGCGGGACTCGGCATGGTCGCTCCGCTACAGGATCTGTTGCCCGACGCCACCGTTTGGCATCTGGGGCTGTACCGCAATGAAGAAACCGCAGAACCGGTCGGCTACTACGACAAACTTCCCGACGGGGGTGCACCACACACCGCCCTAGTGCTTGACCCGATGCTCGCGACGGGCGGCTCAGTCGAAATGGTCATTCGTCGACTGAAAAGTTGGGGTGTTGCTGAAATCCGAGTGCTCAGCATCATTGCTGCCCAGCCCGGCATCGATCGAGTGCAACGCGATTTCCCCGATGTCAAACTTTACGTCGCCACGGTCGATCCGGAATTGAACGAACAATCGTTCATCGTGCCGGGGCTGGGGGATGCTGGCGACCGCATCTTCAACACGCCACCGCACGAATAA
- the groES gene encoding co-chaperone GroES, whose translation MAKMNLRPLDDRIVVEPVEAEETTAGGIVLPDSAREKPQRGTVVAVGPGKMLDSGNRGELSVTVGDVVIYGKYGGSNIEVDGREMKILRESDILAKVL comes from the coding sequence ATGGCAAAAATGAACCTACGTCCGTTGGATGATCGCATTGTTGTTGAGCCTGTCGAAGCGGAAGAAACCACCGCGGGCGGTATCGTGCTCCCCGATTCGGCTCGCGAAAAACCACAGCGTGGCACCGTGGTCGCTGTCGGGCCTGGCAAGATGTTGGATAGCGGAAACCGTGGTGAGCTAAGTGTCACCGTGGGCGACGTGGTGATTTACGGCAAGTACGGCGGAAGCAACATCGAAGTCGATGGCCGCGAAATGAAGATCCTTCGTGAGAGCGATATCTTGGCCAAGGTTCTGTAG
- a CDS encoding RNA polymerase sigma factor, whose protein sequence is MTTKTPAPAIESREAICDVSDEGLITQYQSSGDRSIFETLIQRYEREIFSYLRRYVGNSEIAEDAFQGTFLQVHLKCQQFDSSRRFRPWLYAIATNQAIDAQRRNKRHRMVSLDRNNSNEKDERSGSWSEKLVGDTPDPHVAAAQEENSRWVNHSVESLGESMQQVINLVYYQGLKYREAADILGIPVGTVKSRLHAAVQRLGILWEESHEERSE, encoded by the coding sequence ATGACAACCAAGACACCTGCCCCCGCGATTGAAAGTCGAGAGGCGATCTGCGACGTTTCCGACGAGGGACTGATCACGCAGTATCAAAGCTCGGGTGACCGCAGCATTTTCGAGACGTTAATTCAACGTTACGAGCGTGAGATATTCAGTTATTTACGACGCTACGTCGGCAATTCCGAGATCGCCGAGGACGCATTCCAGGGGACCTTTTTACAGGTCCACCTAAAATGTCAGCAATTCGATTCGTCTCGACGATTCCGTCCTTGGCTGTACGCGATTGCGACGAATCAAGCGATTGACGCGCAACGACGAAACAAGCGGCACCGCATGGTCAGCCTGGATCGCAACAACAGCAACGAGAAAGATGAGCGTTCGGGCAGTTGGTCGGAAAAGTTAGTGGGGGACACCCCTGATCCTCACGTCGCGGCGGCGCAAGAAGAGAACAGCCGCTGGGTAAACCATTCCGTCGAGAGCCTTGGCGAATCGATGCAACAGGTCATCAATTTGGTTTACTACCAAGGTTTAAAGTACCGCGAAGCTGCGGACATTTTGGGGATTCCGGTCGGAACGGTGAAGAGTCGCCTGCATGCGGCGGTTCAGCGTTTGGGCATTTTGTGGGAAGAGTCTCACGAAGAACGAAGCGAGTAA